From the Exiguobacterium aurantiacum genome, one window contains:
- a CDS encoding aldose 1-epimerase family protein: MQLHNEKVSVTLKAHGAEMTSWNVDGTELLWQGDPTYWGRQAPILFPFVGRLLDDRYLYDGMTYTMSQHGFARDELFEVAEASDTHVRFILRDSIETRKHYPFSFELSVTYRLIGEELSVTYRVVNRDDAVLPFSIGGHPAFNIPFAGGTFEDYTIDFGETRALDRLLLDGPYLTGAYQPLGERRYIPLTHHLFNQDALIFEQIEYAALRHQPSGRAIVMESPHFTHFGIWSPPHSDAPFVCLEPWFGHADYKGHRKDIRHKEDMQLLDPGDSFEATYTLYTE, encoded by the coding sequence TTGCAACTTCACAATGAGAAAGTTAGCGTCACCCTAAAAGCACATGGTGCCGAAATGACGAGTTGGAACGTCGACGGGACGGAGCTCCTTTGGCAAGGCGACCCGACGTATTGGGGCCGGCAAGCCCCGATTCTCTTTCCGTTCGTCGGACGACTGCTCGACGACCGTTACTTATATGACGGGATGACGTACACGATGAGCCAACACGGATTTGCGCGCGACGAACTGTTCGAGGTCGCCGAGGCTTCCGATACCCATGTCCGTTTCATCTTGCGCGATTCGATCGAGACACGTAAACACTATCCGTTCTCATTCGAACTGAGCGTCACCTATCGTCTCATCGGCGAAGAGTTGAGCGTAACGTATCGCGTCGTCAACCGAGATGATGCCGTGCTCCCGTTCAGCATCGGCGGACATCCAGCCTTTAATATCCCGTTTGCCGGGGGCACGTTCGAAGACTATACAATCGACTTTGGGGAGACACGAGCGCTCGACCGGCTATTGCTCGATGGGCCTTATTTGACCGGGGCCTATCAACCGCTCGGAGAACGCCGGTATATCCCGTTGACGCATCACTTGTTCAATCAAGACGCCCTCATCTTTGAGCAAATCGAGTACGCGGCACTTCGGCATCAACCGAGCGGTCGGGCCATCGTCATGGAGTCACCTCACTTCACCCATTTCGGCATCTGGTCGCCTCCACACTCTGATGCCCCGTTCGTCTGTCTCGAACCTTGGTTCGGACATGCCGACTATAAAGGACACCGGAAAGACATCCGCCATAAAGAAGACATGCAACTGCTCGACCCAGGCGATTCGTTCGAAGCGACTTACACGCTGTACACAGAATAA
- a CDS encoding PspC domain-containing protein, producing the protein MERKLYKDPSDQMIAGVCSGLGKYLGVDVTLMRIIFVVLALFGGPGLLIYIVLAIVMKKPPSEYEAEQDSRF; encoded by the coding sequence ATGGAACGAAAATTGTATAAAGATCCGTCTGATCAAATGATTGCCGGTGTCTGTTCAGGACTCGGGAAATACCTTGGTGTCGATGTCACGTTAATGCGCATCATCTTCGTCGTGCTCGCCTTGTTTGGGGGTCCCGGTCTATTGATTTATATCGTCCTGGCCATCGTCATGAAAAAACCGCCTTCAGAGTATGAGGCGGAGCAAGACAGTCGCTTTTAA
- a CDS encoding NAD(P)H-binding protein: MKVLVIGATGKIGRRVLKSLAKSHQVTALIRYPELQAEYEKMGARVLTVDVEKELDKGIHEATSGQDAVIIAATAGADGSSKEIELLDRNVAMKAIDAAKKERVRHVVLLSAYGADQPDAAPKEHFNFLSANNAADEYIEHSGLNYTIICPVTIVDGPGKGSIEASEDLSDASDATISETDVATIIAASLDNRGLYGRRIEVKSGSTPINEALDFDSRGEVATGGRTTLRRPQR; the protein is encoded by the coding sequence ATGAAAGTTTTAGTCATTGGAGCAACAGGAAAGATCGGTAGACGTGTATTGAAAAGTTTAGCGAAATCGCATCAAGTGACCGCTTTAATTCGTTATCCTGAACTACAGGCAGAGTATGAGAAGATGGGTGCGCGCGTGCTCACCGTCGACGTCGAGAAAGAATTGGATAAAGGAATTCACGAGGCGACCTCGGGACAAGATGCCGTCATCATCGCAGCAACAGCAGGGGCAGATGGATCGAGCAAGGAGATCGAACTGCTGGACCGCAACGTCGCGATGAAAGCGATTGACGCTGCTAAAAAAGAACGTGTCCGTCACGTCGTCTTGCTCAGTGCATACGGCGCCGATCAACCGGACGCGGCACCAAAAGAACATTTCAACTTCTTGTCTGCCAATAATGCGGCTGATGAGTATATCGAACATAGCGGTTTAAACTACACGATCATTTGCCCAGTGACAATTGTGGATGGTCCAGGGAAAGGCTCGATTGAGGCATCTGAAGATTTAAGTGATGCGAGTGATGCGACGATTTCTGAAACGGACGTCGCGACAATCATCGCCGCCTCACTCGATAATCGCGGCTTATATGGCCGTCGGATTGAAGTGAAATCAGGCAGTACCCCGATCAATGAAGCGCTCGATTTTGACAGTCGTGGAGAAGTGGCGACCGGAGGCAGAACGACGCTCCGTCGACCACAACGTTAA
- a CDS encoding LCP family protein: MNDDQHLSRVERRKRELERERLNEQAQLNEQTRQEAIDNHTDEANRERSETSRRAEATQGEHPFLNQTDEQSSEPKKKARDVRKPKPKLRLPFGMKRKSKPRRDERREPRHQTREPERNHVKHEAAAPKDKPRRRKWKGKLLLVMLLLLIGGGYLATRPVTFLVMGSDARVGESLSGSRTDSLQLMEFVPRSRTVQNVSIPRDTYTAIPCEPDREGDKITHAFAYGGADCTVGAVEGLTETSVDGQVVITFETFMELIDLVGGVNVTATHSFSEKGFNQTYEYMEGVSYAMDGDMALAYARHRKTDTDGARSNRQTEVMSAVADKLASPTGWTKIPATYRFMKDEMGLELNPLQMASIGMTMVLQPQVDKLQIEGEDAYINNVYYYQPTEASVQAIRDALDLTMWGTVR; encoded by the coding sequence ATGAATGACGATCAACACTTATCACGTGTCGAACGAAGAAAACGTGAGCTCGAACGGGAACGTTTGAATGAACAGGCTCAGCTAAACGAACAAACACGACAAGAAGCGATAGACAATCACACAGACGAAGCGAACCGGGAAAGAAGCGAGACGAGCAGGCGAGCAGAGGCAACACAAGGCGAGCACCCGTTTCTAAACCAAACGGATGAACAATCGTCTGAACCAAAAAAGAAAGCGCGCGACGTTCGAAAACCGAAACCGAAGCTGAGACTTCCGTTCGGCATGAAACGTAAGTCAAAGCCACGTCGAGATGAGCGACGTGAACCGAGACACCAAACACGTGAACCGGAACGAAACCATGTCAAACACGAGGCGGCCGCACCGAAAGACAAACCGCGCCGCCGGAAGTGGAAAGGGAAACTGCTACTTGTCATGTTGCTCCTTCTGATTGGGGGCGGTTATTTGGCAACGCGTCCCGTCACGTTTTTGGTGATGGGTAGTGACGCTCGTGTCGGAGAATCATTATCGGGATCACGGACGGACTCTTTGCAGCTGATGGAATTTGTCCCGCGTTCACGCACTGTCCAAAACGTCTCGATTCCGCGGGACACGTACACAGCGATTCCTTGCGAACCGGACCGAGAAGGCGATAAGATCACCCATGCGTTCGCTTATGGCGGTGCAGATTGTACGGTCGGAGCGGTAGAAGGGCTGACGGAAACCTCAGTTGACGGTCAAGTCGTGATCACGTTTGAAACGTTTATGGAATTGATTGACCTCGTCGGCGGCGTCAACGTCACAGCGACTCATTCGTTCAGCGAGAAAGGTTTCAATCAAACGTACGAGTATATGGAAGGCGTCTCATATGCCATGGACGGGGATATGGCGCTCGCGTACGCCCGTCACCGGAAGACCGACACGGACGGAGCCCGCTCGAACCGCCAGACCGAAGTCATGTCGGCCGTCGCCGATAAATTGGCCAGTCCGACCGGGTGGACGAAAATCCCGGCAACTTATCGCTTTATGAAAGACGAGATGGGGCTTGAATTGAATCCGTTGCAAATGGCATCGATCGGAATGACGATGGTATTACAGCCGCAGGTGGATAAACTTCAAATCGAAGGAGAAGACGCCTACATCAATAACGTCTATTACTATCAACCGACCGAAGCGAGTGTTCAAGCCATCCGTGACGCCCTCGACTTGACGATGTGGGGAACGGTGAGATAA
- a CDS encoding VOC family protein, which yields MHIDHTGIAVRDLDEAISFYTTVLQGKLVDRYTNTAVGVETEIAVIHVGDDVIELLLPTSPTSPIARFMKARGKGVHHIAYRVDDLDQSIESLKQDGISFLEDTLRTTAKGRRLIYMDPRHSGGVIVELCDYPTTSKQ from the coding sequence ATGCATATTGACCATACCGGAATCGCCGTCCGTGATTTAGACGAAGCGATTTCTTTTTACACGACCGTCCTACAAGGGAAGCTCGTCGACCGCTACACGAACACGGCAGTCGGCGTCGAGACCGAGATCGCCGTCATCCACGTCGGTGACGATGTGATTGAACTGTTGTTACCGACGAGCCCGACGAGTCCGATCGCCCGTTTCATGAAAGCACGAGGCAAAGGCGTCCACCATATCGCCTACCGGGTTGACGACTTAGACCAATCGATTGAGTCGCTCAAACAGGACGGCATCTCCTTTTTAGAGGACACGTTGCGGACGACGGCAAAAGGCCGACGTCTCATCTATATGGACCCCCGTCATTCGGGCGGTGTCATCGTCGAACTGTGTGACTATCCGACAACAAGCAAGCAGTGA
- a CDS encoding NAD(P)/FAD-dependent oxidoreductase encodes MSEQDLYDVTIIGGGPAGLYATFYSGLRGMKTKLIEFQPHLGGKIHVYPEKMIWDVGGVTPTTGARLIEQLVEQGLTFDPTVVLGEKVESMTKDNQGHFVLDTTNGRHVSKTVIVATGSGILQPQKIEISGAERFEVSNLHYTVKSLMAFKGKTVLISGGGNSAIDWANELEPIAERVILTYRKEALKGHESQVDKLLCGRVDCRLHTQIEDLISRDGTTIHAVELVDCGTGERDFVEIDEVVINHGYEQDTALLGDCELQVEMVDGFYVKGNASSESSVPGLYAAGDILTHEGKVHLIAGAFQDAANAVNRAKTFIDPDATKAAMVSSHNERLKTKNRDIIEQALQKQ; translated from the coding sequence ATGAGCGAACAAGACCTATATGATGTAACAATTATTGGAGGCGGACCGGCCGGGCTATATGCGACGTTTTATAGTGGTCTCCGCGGGATGAAAACGAAATTGATTGAGTTTCAACCGCATCTTGGCGGCAAGATCCACGTCTATCCAGAGAAGATGATTTGGGATGTCGGCGGTGTCACACCGACGACCGGGGCCCGACTCATCGAACAACTGGTGGAACAAGGTTTGACGTTCGATCCGACCGTCGTGCTCGGAGAAAAGGTCGAATCGATGACGAAGGACAATCAAGGTCATTTTGTGCTTGATACGACGAATGGACGCCATGTATCCAAGACGGTCATCGTCGCGACGGGAAGTGGCATCCTGCAGCCGCAGAAAATCGAGATCAGCGGCGCAGAGCGCTTCGAGGTCTCCAACTTACATTATACGGTCAAATCGCTCATGGCGTTCAAAGGAAAGACGGTGCTGATCTCAGGGGGCGGCAACAGTGCCATCGATTGGGCCAATGAGCTCGAACCGATTGCTGAGCGCGTTATTTTAACGTATCGGAAAGAAGCGCTCAAGGGACATGAGTCACAAGTCGATAAATTACTTTGTGGCCGTGTCGACTGTCGGTTGCATACGCAAATCGAAGACCTCATCTCCCGGGACGGGACGACGATTCACGCGGTTGAGCTCGTTGATTGCGGGACAGGTGAACGTGATTTCGTAGAAATCGACGAGGTCGTCATCAACCACGGGTACGAGCAGGATACGGCGCTTCTCGGTGATTGCGAGTTGCAGGTCGAGATGGTGGACGGTTTTTACGTGAAGGGCAATGCGAGTAGCGAATCGTCGGTGCCAGGCTTATACGCAGCTGGCGACATTTTGACCCATGAAGGAAAAGTCCATCTTATCGCGGGCGCTTTCCAAGATGCGGCCAATGCTGTCAACCGGGCGAAGACGTTCATCGATCCGGACGCCACGAAAGCGGCGATGGTGTCCTCGCACAACGAACGGTTAAAGACGAAAAATCGTGATATCATCGAGCAGGCATTACAAAAGCAGTGA
- a CDS encoding ABC transporter ATP-binding protein, with amino-acid sequence MSRIHTTDIEVGYGEKTIVKQLSLSIPDHKITTIIGPNGCGKSTLLKAMTRILSPSNGSVHLDGADIAKCNTKEIARKMAILPQTPEGAGGLTVGELVSYGRFPYQSGFGRLSKHDHEVIDWALDVTGTLAYKDRSVDALSGGQRQRVWIAMALAQETDLIFLDEPTTYLDLAHQLEVLELLETLNREQGRTIVMVLHDLNQAARFADHIVAMKEGEVLATGTAEEVICPLVLRQVFHIDAIIGRDPRTEKPMCLTYHLIKDEPNDAPHAKQAAAALLANAR; translated from the coding sequence ATGTCACGGATACATACGACGGATATCGAGGTCGGATATGGGGAGAAGACGATTGTTAAACAATTGAGCTTGTCGATTCCCGACCATAAAATCACGACAATCATCGGACCAAACGGTTGTGGAAAATCGACGCTCTTAAAAGCGATGACACGGATTCTGTCCCCATCCAACGGCTCTGTGCATTTGGACGGGGCTGACATCGCGAAATGTAATACGAAAGAGATTGCCCGTAAAATGGCCATCTTGCCCCAAACGCCGGAAGGTGCCGGAGGCCTGACGGTGGGTGAACTCGTTTCCTACGGTCGATTCCCCTATCAATCCGGATTTGGCCGCCTCTCGAAACATGACCACGAAGTCATCGATTGGGCACTTGATGTGACGGGAACGCTTGCCTATAAAGATCGCAGCGTCGATGCCCTCTCAGGAGGGCAACGTCAACGTGTATGGATTGCGATGGCACTCGCCCAAGAGACCGATTTAATTTTCTTGGACGAGCCGACGACATACCTCGATTTGGCCCATCAGCTCGAAGTGCTCGAACTGCTCGAGACGCTCAATCGAGAACAAGGCCGAACCATCGTCATGGTCCTCCACGACTTGAACCAGGCCGCTCGCTTTGCCGATCACATCGTCGCGATGAAAGAAGGCGAAGTGCTTGCGACAGGAACGGCCGAGGAAGTCATTTGTCCGCTCGTACTCAGACAGGTGTTCCATATCGATGCCATCATTGGTCGCGACCCGCGGACCGAAAAACCGATGTGTCTCACGTATCACTTGATCAAAGACGAGCCAAACGATGCGCCACATGCCAAACAGGCTGCGGCGGCCCTGCTTGCCAATGCCCGCTAA
- a CDS encoding methyltransferase family protein, with translation MDWLDGFFILISVAWLYEIWRYRNRSEPTDGASEHASFYIVSFIMVTVFAVSIGLSVWTDVRQTLPQRLLGLGFYAAGVSLRYWGIGQLRHQFTRHVVVRPEDELVSSGPYRYLRHPLYTGLLFITLGFSLYFTHWGIALFGTFSIGLALLWRIHIEEKMLTSHFGSAYRTWAKSRKRLIPFIY, from the coding sequence ATGGATTGGTTAGACGGGTTTTTCATTCTCATCTCGGTCGCTTGGCTATATGAAATTTGGCGTTACCGAAATCGGTCCGAGCCGACCGACGGCGCCAGTGAGCACGCCAGTTTTTATATCGTTTCGTTCATCATGGTCACCGTGTTCGCGGTTTCCATTGGATTATCCGTCTGGACGGATGTACGTCAAACGCTTCCACAGCGTCTGCTCGGACTCGGTTTCTACGCAGCCGGAGTGTCGCTCCGCTATTGGGGCATCGGGCAGTTGCGCCATCAGTTCACCCGCCATGTCGTCGTTCGTCCCGAAGATGAACTAGTCAGTTCGGGGCCGTATCGCTATTTACGTCACCCGCTCTACACGGGCCTTCTGTTTATCACGCTCGGGTTCTCGCTGTACTTTACGCATTGGGGCATCGCCTTATTCGGCACATTCTCGATTGGTTTGGCGCTATTATGGCGAATTCATATTGAAGAGAAGATGCTGACCTCTCATTTTGGGAGCGCGTATCGAACGTGGGCCAAGTCGCGTAAACGATTGATCCCGTTCATCTATTGA
- a CDS encoding DUF368 domain-containing protein, protein MEWKNILRGIAMGTSDLIPGVSGGTIAVILGIYDRLIEAISGIFSRHWKQHILFLIPLGIGMAGAILGLSRVIEFLLLEYYEPTQFFFIGLILGIIPLLLFEFRSRAVMRPVHILAMVIGAILVASMAIIKPADTAIITELSTGTAILLFFSGWLGSMAMLLPGISGSFVLLLIGVYPTVISALSNLNILIIGIVGLGVAVGFIVSSKVIRYLLGHFPGMTFSVILGLVIGSLAVVFPGLPETTLMWVLSILSFVAGFMIVRLLGRFSV, encoded by the coding sequence ATGGAATGGAAAAATATCCTGCGCGGCATCGCGATGGGGACGAGTGACTTGATTCCTGGCGTCAGCGGCGGGACGATTGCAGTTATTTTAGGAATTTATGACCGGTTGATCGAAGCGATCAGCGGGATTTTCAGTCGACATTGGAAACAGCACATCTTGTTCTTGATTCCACTCGGGATTGGGATGGCGGGTGCGATTTTAGGTCTCAGCCGCGTCATTGAGTTTTTGCTGCTTGAATATTATGAGCCGACCCAGTTCTTTTTCATCGGGCTGATTCTCGGCATTATCCCGTTGCTCTTGTTTGAATTTCGATCACGTGCGGTCATGCGTCCGGTACATATCCTCGCCATGGTGATCGGGGCCATCCTTGTGGCGAGCATGGCGATTATCAAACCGGCCGACACGGCCATCATTACGGAACTTTCGACGGGGACGGCGATTTTGTTGTTCTTCTCGGGTTGGCTCGGCAGTATGGCCATGTTGTTGCCAGGGATTAGCGGCTCGTTCGTCCTGCTCCTCATCGGCGTCTATCCGACCGTCATCAGTGCATTATCGAACTTGAATATCCTCATCATCGGCATCGTCGGTCTTGGGGTGGCGGTCGGCTTCATCGTCAGCAGTAAAGTGATCCGCTATTTACTTGGTCATTTTCCAGGTATGACGTTTTCCGTCATTTTAGGCCTTGTCATCGGTTCGCTCGCGGTCGTCTTCCCGGGTCTCCCGGAAACGACGCTCATGTGGGTGCTCAGTATCCTCTCATTCGTGGCAGGCTTTATGATCGTCCGTCTACTCGGGCGTTTCTCAGTATAA